A segment of the Brevibacterium zhoupengii genome:
GCTACGTCGCAGGTCCAAGCGCGCGTTGCGCGGGCGGAAACCGTGACGAGGAAGGGCTAGAGCCCAAATGACAATGACTGATCCAGTCGCAGACATGTTGACACGTCTGCGGAACGCCAACTCGGCTTATCACGAGGACGTCAGCATGCCGTTCTCGAAGCTGAAATCCAACATCGCTGAGATCCTCAAGAGCGAGGGCTACATCACCGGCTGGAGCGTCGAAGACGCTCAGGTCGGTAAGACCCTGCTCATGGACCTCAAGTTCGGTCCTAACCGTGAGCGTTCGATCGCCGGCCTGCGCCGCGTGTCGAAGCCCGGACTGCGCGTCTACGCGAAGTCGACCAACTTGCCCAAGGTCCTCGGTGGACTCGGCATCGCCATCCTGTCGACATCGTCAGGTCTCCTGACCGATCGCCAGGCCGCCAAGAAGGGTGTGGGTGGGGAAGTCCTCGCCTACGTCTGGTAAGGAAGGAGAGAAGAATATGTCACGTATTGGCAAGAACCCGATCTCCGTCCC
Coding sequences within it:
- the rpsH gene encoding 30S ribosomal protein S8 translates to MTMTDPVADMLTRLRNANSAYHEDVSMPFSKLKSNIAEILKSEGYITGWSVEDAQVGKTLLMDLKFGPNRERSIAGLRRVSKPGLRVYAKSTNLPKVLGGLGIAILSTSSGLLTDRQAAKKGVGGEVLAYVW